The Anoxybacillus amylolyticus DNA segment GTGACATCTGGTGCTTCCTGCAACCGAAACGATAGCTGGTATGTTCGCGAAAAATGAGCTAAATCTAGCCAATCGCGGCGGTCGGTCACCACGACCGTCCCATCTAAATCAAGATCGTAAATCGCCCCTTCTACTACCGTCTTCAAATTATCAAACGCCGTTGGGTCCAATTTTCTCAGCTCCTTTTATGAAAACTGCTTATCCACCATTCTACCATCGAAAAAGGAAGGAAAAAAATTCATTGAATAATAGTCGCAATATTTTTATAATGGAATTATTTAAAAAATAACGAAATGGAGGATGAGAACGTTGCCTATTAACATTCCAAAACATTTACCGGCAAAAGAAGTGTTAGAACAAGAAAATATTTTCGTCATGGATGAAGAGCGGGCGTATTCACAAGACATTCGCCCATTAAATATAGTCATTTTAAACTTAATGCCGCAAAAAGAAAAAGCAGAAACACAACTATTGCGCCTGCTTGGCAACTCTCCGCTTCAAGTCCATATTACGTTTTTGCGTCCAGAAACACACGAAACGAAAACGACGAGCCAATACCATCTTGACCAATTTTATACGACATTTCCACTCATTCGCCATCGCAAGTTTGACGGCATGATTATTACCGGTGCCCCTGTCGAACATTTGCCGTTTGAAGACGTTACGTATTGGGAAGAGCTCGTCGATATTATGGAGTGGACGAAAACCAACGTTACGTCGACGCTACACATTTGCTGGGGGGCACAAGCGGGGCTATATTATCATTACGGAGTGCCGAAATATATGTTGCCGCAAAAATGCTTCGGTATTTTTGAACATACATTGGAAGTAAAAAACGTGAAACTATTGCGTGGATTTGACGATGTGTTTCGCATTCCACATTCCCGCCATACCGATGTGCGCCGAGAAGACATTGAAAAAGTATCGGAATTGACGATTTTATCCGTTTCCGAAAAAGCGGGCGTATGTTTGGTCGCATCTAACGACGGAAAGCAAATCTTTTTAACTGGACATCCAGAGTACGACGCGACAACGTTAAAAGAAGAATACGAGCGTGATATCGCCAAAGGATTGCCAATTCATCTTCCAGAATCGTATTTTCCAAACGACGACCCGGCAAACGAGCCGCTAAACACGTGGCGTTCACACGCTAATTTATTGTTTGTCAACTGGTTAAACTACTACGTCTATCAAGAAACTCCTTATATTTGGGAATAAACCTATTTTTTGCTTGTCCGCCATTGTCCGTGACCGACTTCCCTTGAAACGAATACTATGTACTACGTTGCATTAGGGGGTGAGAAAATGAGCGGACATCATGGCGGCAATAACTTCGCGTTAATCGTTGTATTGTTTATTTTGTTAATCATCGTTGGCACAGCGTTTATGAGAGGATATTAATAAAGAAGGAGTTTGCTCTGTAAACGAGCAAGCTCCTATTTTTTGCGCAATAGAAACAGCCACATAAACGTTAGCGCCTGTTTGAGTTCGCGCGGGAGATGGATAAGCAGGCAGTCATTGACTTCTTTTTTATAGACCCCTTGACCATCGACAAGCTCCCAGCCGTTTTCTTGTGCCAGCCGTTCAAATTCCCACGGCATCATCGTATTACAAATGACTGGCTTCCCGTATAACCGTTCATAGCTATTCACGCGTGGAGCGGCTGTCGGTCCAAGCAACCCAACGCATAAATAATGCCCTTTCTTCAACACCCGTCTTATTTCATCGAGCGCTTTTAACGGTTCTTCCGTCCATTCGAGCGAATTAATCGCTATCGCTCCAGAAAACGTTTCTCCCGCAAATGGCAAATTGGTTAAATCGCCTTGGAGAAACTGAAGCGGCTCTCCTTCTCCACGCTCTTTTGCTTTTTCCACCATTTCTTGCGACAAATCAATCCCGACAACACGATAGCCAAGTTGCGACAGCTTCCACGCTCCATATCCGTCACCGCATCCTAAATCAACGACCGTACTTCCCTTTGGAACATACGATGTGAAAAACGGCAAAATCGTTTTGCGGCTGCCGCGCTCCCACATTTCTTCGCTATTTTGCTGCCAAAACGCTGCTCGTTCATCCCACTGCTTTTTTGCTTCTTCATGCCAAATAAATTCCATTTTCTCCACCTCTGTTTGCATAAAAATCTTCCCAACCGACCAAGCTGTATATAAAAGGAGTGAGTAACGATGAACGAACAAGAAACGTTTGTCGCGGTGCAAAAAAACCACGAAGGGGCAATTATCAACTTTAAAACGTCAACAGGGCGTGTATTGTCGTACCGAAAAGCAATGATGGAAATCGAGAACGGGCTTATCGCTAATGCGTCCATTTTTAGCGACGAAACCGGTGAATGTTCCATCTGCGCTACTTCGAGCGACCGCTCGATTGACGAATTGCCATTATTTTTTTAACGAAAGGACGTTGACAATGACAAAAAAGTACAACCGTAAAGGAAGCAACAACCAAAGCGGACCGACAGAACCCTCATTGACCGAAGAAGTACGTAGCGGCGACAATAGCAAAGGAAACAAACGAAAAAAATCACAAAACGATAAAACAGATCTTGCGGAATAAACTGCACCTTAATATTCAATTCCTTTTTTCGCCGATACCCCTTCGTGATAATCATGTTTCACCGCCTGCATGTCGGTGACAATATCGGCAATGTCGATCAGTTCTTGTTTCGCCGCCCGCCCTGTAATGACGATGTGAAGCGATGGCGGGCGCATCTTTAACAACTGAATCACGTCATTTACTGACACGATATCGTCGACCGGAAAACGGTCAATGGCGAGCACATTGTTCAGTTCATCTAATACAATCATATCATACATACTAGACATTATTTTTTCTTTTGTAAATTGCCATGCTTTTTTTAGTGCTTGGCGGTGTATTTCTGGCGTTTTCGTCCATGTAAACCCAGCGCCAAGTTGGTATATTTCCATTCCTAGCTTCTTGAGCATAATATGCTCGCCGTACGTCCGCTCTGGAGATTTAATAAACTGAATAACGAGTACCCGTTGTCCTCTGCCAGCCGCTCTCAGCACTAAGCCAAGAGCGGCGGTCGTTTTTCCTTTGCCCTCTCCTGTATACACAATTAATCGCCCATTACTCAATAACGTCACCTTCTCGTTCAGGAAACCATTGAATACGTTCGCGCAATTGAACGACTTCGCCCACAACGATTAACGCCGGGTGCGAAATATTCGCACGTTTTGCGATTTCGGTAATTGTTTGTAGCGTCCCTGTTACGGTTCGTTGTTTTTCTGTTGTTCCCCATTCAATGACCGCAACGGGCGTATCGGCATGTTTTCCGTGCGCGATTAGTTGCTCGCAAATGTACGGCAAATTGCCGACCCCCATATAAAAAGCAAGTGTATCACTTTTCACAAGCGCTCCCCAGTCAAGATGATCGTCCCCTTTTTCTTTTCTGCCATGACCAGTGACGATCGTAAACGAAGTAGCGATGTTTCGGTAAGTAACGGGAATGCCAGCAAATGCCGCTGCCGCAATTCCTGCAGTTACCCCTGGGACGATTTCAAACGGAATATGATGTTTTGCCAGTATCTCTGCTTCTTCCCCGCCGCGGCCGAAGACGAACGGGTCTCCTCCTTTTAAGCGTACGACCGTTTTCCCTTCGTTTGCTTTTTCTACTAGCCAATGATTAATTTGTTCTTGAATGGTGCCATGCCGGCCTGGTTCTTTTCCAGCATAAATTAACTCTGCCTCTTTTTTCGCATATCGAAGCAACTCGCTACTGACGAGCCGGTCGTAAATAATAACGTCCGCTTTTTCCATACATTCCAATCCATAAACGGTAATTAACTTCGGGTTACCTGGGCCTGCCCCGACTAAATACACCATCCCTTTTTCCATGCTCATTCACCGCCTTGTGACACTTGCGCAGAGGCAAAAGTCGCCATTTTCAACATCGTCACTGCCGACTGCAAAATCGGGAATGCAACCGCTGCCCCGCTTCCCTCCCCAAGTCGCATATTTAAATCGATGAGCGGTTCTTTTTCGAGCAAATCAAGCGCTATACGATGTCCTGGTTCTTGGGAACGGTGACCGGCAATCATATAGTCAACGACACGTGGATGTAATCGTTCGGCAACGAGCGCGGCAACTGTACAAATAAAGCCATCTAGCAAAATCGGCAAGCGAGCCTCGGCAGCTGCTATCATCGCTCCAGCCATCGCGGCAATTTCTAACCCACCGATTTTCGAAAGAAGCCCGATCGGGTCAGAAGCGTCTGGCTGATGGAGCGCCAATGCTCGTTCGATGACGGTTCGTTTATGAAGCACCGCTTCCGCTGCAATACCTGTTCCTTTGCCAACGAGCAACTCCACAGGTTTACCGCTAATGGCAGCTAACAACGCACTTGCAGTCGTCGTATTTCCAATCCCCATCTCTCCCACAATGAGACAACGAATTCCTTGGTGAATCATCGCTTTTGCTTGTTCGTAACCGACGGAAACGGCTTGTTTTGCTTCGTCTCTTGTCATCGCTTCTTGTTCACAAAAATTGTTCGTCCCATACTTTACTTTTTCCTGCACAAATCCTTCCCCTGGAATATCGGTCGCCACTCCAACATCAATGACGGCAAACAATGCACCAATTTGTTCGCTAAAAACGTTAATTGCCGCACCACCATTGACAAAATTTAATACCATTTGCGCTGTCACTTCTTGTGGAAACGCAGAAACGCCTTCTTTGGTGACCCCGTGATCTGCGGCAAACACTAGTACGCCTGGAGGAGTGACGACCGGAAAGTGTGCTTCTGTCATTTCACTTAACGCAATTGCCAATTGCTCTAGCCGGCCAAGGCTTCCGGCAGGTTTCGTTAATTGATCGATGTAGTTACTTACTTCTTTGCCAATTTGTTTGTTTAACGCTGGAATATTGTACATGATCGTTCCCCCTTTGAAATTCGCTCATTTTTTGTTCGATTCGTTCGATTTGGACGTTTCGTTTGACACAATCCGCAAGCTGATGAAAAGCTTGTTCGCGTAGTTCCCTATACGACGGACGCTCGATCAGCGGTGGCAGCCCTTTTTTACGGCGAATCGCATTTAAGAAATGGTGACGAAAGCGATCGTTATGAAACAAATCGTGAAAATAGGTGCCGAGGATGCGTTCATCGCTCGTTTTGCAGCCATCTGTTCGTCCACCAGATATTTGAATAAACGGAATTCCACCTGTTCGCACGGAACGTCCCATATGCAGCTCATACCCTGTCACCGAAAAAGATTCGCCGGCAAACAGAGCCGTTCCTCCTGACCAAATGGTTGTTTTTTCTTTTTCGAGCGTCGTATCAACGGGAAGCAATTGCAGTCCTGTCGCTTCACCGATTGAAGTTTCAACGTGAAACGGGTCGATGATGCGTCGGCCAAGCATTTGATAGCCGCCGCAAATCCCAACAATCACTGCATCTGTCTGCTTATATAACCGACCGATT contains these protein-coding regions:
- the metA gene encoding homoserine O-acetyltransferase MetA, with product MPINIPKHLPAKEVLEQENIFVMDEERAYSQDIRPLNIVILNLMPQKEKAETQLLRLLGNSPLQVHITFLRPETHETKTTSQYHLDQFYTTFPLIRHRKFDGMIITGAPVEHLPFEDVTYWEELVDIMEWTKTNVTSTLHICWGAQAGLYYHYGVPKYMLPQKCFGIFEHTLEVKNVKLLRGFDDVFRIPHSRHTDVRREDIEKVSELTILSVSEKAGVCLVASNDGKQIFLTGHPEYDATTLKEEYERDIAKGLPIHLPESYFPNDDPANEPLNTWRSHANLLFVNWLNYYVYQETPYIWE
- a CDS encoding YjcZ family sporulation protein, which encodes MSGHHGGNNFALIVVLFILLIIVGTAFMRGY
- a CDS encoding class I SAM-dependent methyltransferase, which codes for MQTEVEKMEFIWHEEAKKQWDERAAFWQQNSEEMWERGSRKTILPFFTSYVPKGSTVVDLGCGDGYGAWKLSQLGYRVVGIDLSQEMVEKAKERGEGEPLQFLQGDLTNLPFAGETFSGAIAINSLEWTEEPLKALDEIRRVLKKGHYLCVGLLGPTAAPRVNSYERLYGKPVICNTMMPWEFERLAQENGWELVDGQGVYKKEVNDCLLIHLPRELKQALTFMWLFLLRKK
- a CDS encoding DUF3892 domain-containing protein; its protein translation is MNEQETFVAVQKNHEGAIINFKTSTGRVLSYRKAMMEIENGLIANASIFSDETGECSICATSSDRSIDELPLFF
- the cobO gene encoding cob(I)yrinic acid a,c-diamide adenosyltransferase produces the protein MTLLSNGRLIVYTGEGKGKTTAALGLVLRAAGRGQRVLVIQFIKSPERTYGEHIMLKKLGMEIYQLGAGFTWTKTPEIHRQALKKAWQFTKEKIMSSMYDMIVLDELNNVLAIDRFPVDDIVSVNDVIQLLKMRPPSLHIVITGRAAKQELIDIADIVTDMQAVKHDYHEGVSAKKGIEY
- the cobA gene encoding uroporphyrinogen-III C-methyltransferase; amino-acid sequence: MEKGMVYLVGAGPGNPKLITVYGLECMEKADVIIYDRLVSSELLRYAKKEAELIYAGKEPGRHGTIQEQINHWLVEKANEGKTVVRLKGGDPFVFGRGGEEAEILAKHHIPFEIVPGVTAGIAAAAFAGIPVTYRNIATSFTIVTGHGRKEKGDDHLDWGALVKSDTLAFYMGVGNLPYICEQLIAHGKHADTPVAVIEWGTTEKQRTVTGTLQTITEIAKRANISHPALIVVGEVVQLRERIQWFPEREGDVIE
- the cobT gene encoding nicotinate-nucleotide--dimethylbenzimidazole phosphoribosyltransferase, producing the protein MYNIPALNKQIGKEVSNYIDQLTKPAGSLGRLEQLAIALSEMTEAHFPVVTPPGVLVFAADHGVTKEGVSAFPQEVTAQMVLNFVNGGAAINVFSEQIGALFAVIDVGVATDIPGEGFVQEKVKYGTNNFCEQEAMTRDEAKQAVSVGYEQAKAMIHQGIRCLIVGEMGIGNTTTASALLAAISGKPVELLVGKGTGIAAEAVLHKRTVIERALALHQPDASDPIGLLSKIGGLEIAAMAGAMIAAAEARLPILLDGFICTVAALVAERLHPRVVDYMIAGHRSQEPGHRIALDLLEKEPLIDLNMRLGEGSGAAVAFPILQSAVTMLKMATFASAQVSQGGE